The Tepidisphaeraceae bacterium genome contains a region encoding:
- a CDS encoding glycosyltransferase family 39 protein produces the protein MPQTELSPTHRRFMLATILVLAALMRLVGSAPPGVHVDEASNAWNAWCLLNLGTDEHFQTLPTFYTGSFGDNRSALYLYFLMPFQAVFGFSAYTTRLPAVFGGIASVGLMYVVGKRLFDARVGLAAAFLMALTPWQVFSSRWGHESSIAPLLVLSSVAALLWAGAPFTGQARPMTPMRGFVAGAICGLACYGYAAVRIALPVLLIAITLATLKHWIDALRDPTRRWGVAAMALGVLVTFAPLVHRHLTDDGINTRGNLTWVWDASDPTTTRIAKVVDRYPAHFGPTYLFLDRNDDPTQSMPPGFGVLHWYALPFLLVGVVVLARRTWSSPAARVAVVALLAYPAGDLLSSHAGPNTLRSLAGLPWMELTTGVGLVACYVLLRERWRWPAIATMGVVGIAFGGLFLWQLDRDFRTDPARWSVRTMDIAAAVDWLQPRLRDCDAVFWTQKDTSFVYAPMLVYLQASPRMWLDEPVARSRSVGERFQAADLVWQVGKHHFMFTHEFVGPAVAGLGRGPRVAYIVRPGELDLDKDVKPSAEILGPDGKVSLQLFDLQY, from the coding sequence GTGCCCCAGACCGAACTTTCCCCCACGCATCGCCGGTTCATGCTGGCCACCATACTCGTGCTCGCAGCGCTCATGCGGCTGGTGGGCAGCGCGCCGCCCGGCGTGCACGTGGACGAGGCATCCAACGCCTGGAACGCGTGGTGCCTTCTGAACCTTGGCACCGACGAGCACTTCCAAACGCTTCCCACCTTCTACACCGGCTCGTTCGGCGACAATCGCAGCGCGCTGTACCTCTACTTCCTCATGCCGTTTCAGGCGGTCTTCGGGTTCAGCGCGTACACGACGCGCCTGCCAGCGGTGTTCGGGGGCATCGCGTCGGTCGGGCTGATGTACGTCGTGGGCAAGCGCCTGTTCGACGCGCGGGTGGGCCTGGCCGCGGCGTTCCTGATGGCGCTGACACCGTGGCAGGTCTTCAGCAGTCGCTGGGGCCACGAGTCCAGCATCGCGCCGCTGCTCGTGCTAAGTTCCGTCGCTGCGCTGTTGTGGGCCGGCGCGCCGTTCACGGGTCAGGCACGGCCGATGACGCCGATGCGCGGCTTCGTCGCCGGCGCGATCTGCGGCCTGGCCTGTTACGGCTACGCCGCGGTGCGGATCGCGCTGCCGGTGCTGCTGATCGCGATCACGCTGGCGACGCTGAAGCACTGGATCGACGCGCTGCGCGACCCGACGCGCCGCTGGGGCGTCGCCGCGATGGCGCTGGGCGTGCTGGTGACGTTCGCGCCGCTCGTTCATCGTCATCTGACCGATGACGGCATCAACACGCGCGGCAACCTCACGTGGGTCTGGGACGCGTCCGACCCGACCACCACGCGCATCGCGAAGGTCGTCGACCGCTATCCCGCCCACTTCGGCCCGACGTATTTGTTCCTGGACCGCAACGACGATCCGACCCAGTCGATGCCGCCGGGCTTCGGCGTGCTGCACTGGTACGCGCTGCCGTTCCTGCTGGTGGGCGTGGTGGTGCTGGCCCGGCGAACGTGGTCTTCGCCGGCGGCGCGGGTGGCGGTCGTCGCGCTGCTGGCGTACCCGGCCGGTGACCTGCTCAGCAGCCACGCCGGCCCGAACACGCTGCGCTCGCTGGCCGGCCTGCCGTGGATGGAATTGACCACCGGCGTCGGCCTTGTGGCGTGCTACGTGCTGCTGCGCGAGCGATGGCGCTGGCCGGCCATCGCCACGATGGGCGTCGTGGGCATCGCGTTTGGCGGCCTGTTCCTGTGGCAGTTGGACCGCGATTTCCGCACCGACCCGGCCCGCTGGAGCGTCCGCACGATGGACATCGCCGCTGCGGTCGACTGGCTGCAGCCGCGGCTGCGCGATTGCGATGCGGTCTTCTGGACGCAGAAGGACACGTCGTTCGTCTACGCGCCGATGCTCGTCTACCTGCAGGCGTCGCCTCGCATGTGGCTGGACGAACCGGTGGCCCGCTCGCGCAGCGTCGGGGAACGTTTCCAAGCCGCCGACCTCGTGTGGCAGGTGGGCAAGCACCACTTCATGTTCACGCACGAGTTCGTCGGCCCCGCCGTCGCCGGCCTCGGTCGCGGTCCACGCGTGGCGTACATCGTGCGGCCGGGCGAGCTCGATCTGGACAAAGACGTCAAACCCAGCGCCGAGATTCTCGGCCCCGATGGGAAGGTGAGCCTGCAGCTGTTCGACCTGCAGTATTGA
- the mutS gene encoding DNA mismatch repair protein MutS has product MHDAAVPTPAPEKALSPAMRQYQQFKAQHPGYVLFFRMGDFYEMFWEDAKTAAKVLGVALTSRNKGSPDEIPMAGIPFHAVENYLRKMIAAGHKVAICEQMEDAALAKGLVKREVVRLMTPGTLTDDALLDGRNDNFVAAVAFGVSKSDGYRAGLVWVELSTGACVAMSGNEGQVIDEIARLRPAEVLIPELPSGQPHAVGAAIGKLGIGTVTTRPGWQFTPHHAREQLQRQWQAKTAGGFGFTDDDAAVLACGAVLTYLEETQRSALAHIRPMRRHAIEDHLLIDPASWRSLEIDRTVRSGGTEGSLLSAIDRTRTTMGGRLLRQWLRTPLRDLEHILARQSAIAALLDEPTALKEIAAALDDVCDIERIVGRIAVGRANPRDLASLGRCLESLPALIDRLAALRAAETVAPDLAQLRPFVEGQAAYLRSAIQPEPAPHLREGGVIATGFDAELDRLRDIGTNSQQWLARYQSQLATEANIPNLKVGYNKVFGYYIEVTNVHKDKAPANWTRKQTTTNSERYITTELKSFESEALGAQDKAIALEQSLFENVRQTLLPHVATFQEMALALARIDVLSALASLAAERKYCRPMVTEDRVLSIIDGRHPVLEQQLGSEFVANDTTFGERDSLSLITGPNMAGKSTYIRQVALITLLAHVGSYVPAKSATVGLRDRLFTRIGASDELHGGQSTFMVEMTETANILNNATDRSLVVLDEIGRGTSTLDGLSLAWAISEHVAATVKCHTLFATHYHELTDLANRFTGVKNLNVAVREWEDQVIFLHRIVEGGTDRSYGIHVARLAGVPKPVLERARQLLGELAVQHVGKPRISRGKKADREVDDSQLTLFVDPAKELLTTLAGTQLDSLSPLQAHELLRAWKDKYGK; this is encoded by the coding sequence ATGCACGACGCCGCCGTACCAACTCCAGCCCCGGAAAAAGCGCTGTCGCCAGCCATGCGGCAGTATCAGCAGTTCAAGGCCCAGCACCCGGGCTACGTGCTGTTTTTTCGCATGGGCGACTTCTACGAGATGTTCTGGGAGGACGCTAAGACCGCCGCCAAGGTGCTGGGCGTGGCGCTCACCAGTCGCAACAAGGGTTCGCCGGACGAGATCCCGATGGCGGGCATCCCGTTCCACGCCGTCGAGAACTACCTGCGCAAGATGATCGCCGCCGGTCATAAGGTGGCGATCTGCGAGCAGATGGAAGACGCCGCCCTGGCCAAGGGTCTGGTGAAGCGCGAGGTCGTGCGGCTGATGACGCCCGGCACGCTGACCGACGACGCGCTGCTGGACGGCCGCAACGACAACTTCGTGGCCGCCGTCGCGTTTGGCGTCAGCAAGAGCGACGGTTACCGGGCCGGGTTGGTTTGGGTCGAACTGTCGACCGGTGCCTGCGTCGCCATGAGCGGCAACGAGGGGCAGGTGATCGACGAGATCGCCCGCCTGCGGCCCGCGGAGGTGCTGATCCCCGAGTTGCCCAGTGGCCAACCGCACGCGGTGGGGGCGGCGATCGGCAAGCTGGGCATCGGTACCGTAACCACCCGACCCGGCTGGCAGTTCACGCCGCACCATGCGCGCGAGCAGTTGCAGCGGCAATGGCAGGCCAAGACCGCTGGTGGCTTTGGCTTCACCGACGACGACGCCGCCGTGCTCGCCTGTGGCGCGGTGCTAACGTACCTCGAAGAAACCCAGCGGTCGGCGCTGGCCCACATCCGCCCGATGCGCCGTCACGCGATTGAAGATCATCTGCTGATCGACCCCGCCAGTTGGCGCAGCCTGGAGATCGACCGCACCGTGCGCAGCGGTGGAACCGAGGGATCGCTCTTATCCGCCATCGACCGCACACGCACGACGATGGGTGGCCGGTTGCTCCGGCAATGGCTGCGCACACCGCTGCGCGATCTGGAACACATCCTGGCGCGGCAGAGCGCCATCGCGGCGCTGTTGGACGAGCCGACCGCATTGAAAGAGATCGCCGCGGCATTGGACGACGTCTGCGACATCGAGCGCATCGTCGGCCGGATCGCGGTGGGGCGGGCCAACCCGCGCGATCTGGCGTCGCTGGGGCGTTGCCTCGAATCGCTACCGGCGCTGATCGACCGCCTGGCCGCCCTGCGGGCCGCCGAGACCGTCGCGCCGGATCTGGCCCAACTGCGACCCTTCGTGGAAGGGCAGGCGGCCTACCTTCGCAGCGCGATCCAGCCCGAACCCGCCCCACACCTGCGCGAGGGCGGCGTCATCGCGACCGGGTTCGATGCCGAACTCGACCGCCTGCGCGACATCGGCACCAACAGCCAGCAATGGCTCGCCCGTTACCAATCGCAACTGGCGACCGAGGCGAACATCCCCAACCTGAAAGTGGGGTACAACAAGGTCTTCGGCTACTACATCGAGGTAACCAACGTCCACAAGGACAAGGCGCCGGCCAATTGGACCCGCAAGCAGACCACGACCAACAGCGAACGCTACATCACGACCGAGCTAAAGTCCTTCGAGAGCGAGGCCCTCGGCGCGCAGGACAAGGCGATCGCGCTCGAGCAATCACTCTTTGAGAACGTCCGGCAAACGCTCCTGCCTCATGTCGCGACGTTCCAAGAGATGGCGCTGGCCTTGGCGCGCATCGACGTGCTAAGCGCGCTCGCTTCTCTGGCAGCCGAACGCAAGTACTGCCGACCGATGGTGACGGAAGACCGCGTGCTGTCGATCATCGATGGGCGCCATCCCGTGCTGGAACAACAACTCGGCAGCGAGTTCGTCGCCAACGACACCACGTTCGGCGAGCGGGACTCGCTCTCGCTCATCACCGGGCCGAACATGGCCGGTAAGAGCACGTACATCCGCCAGGTTGCGCTCATCACGCTGCTGGCGCACGTCGGCAGCTACGTGCCGGCCAAGAGCGCAACAGTGGGTTTACGCGATCGCCTCTTCACCCGCATCGGCGCGAGCGACGAACTGCATGGCGGCCAATCGACCTTCATGGTCGAGATGACCGAGACGGCCAACATCCTCAACAATGCCACCGATCGCAGCCTCGTCGTCTTAGACGAAATCGGTCGCGGCACGAGCACGCTGGACGGCCTGAGCCTCGCTTGGGCGATCAGCGAGCACGTCGCGGCCACCGTGAAGTGCCACACGCTTTTCGCGACGCACTATCACGAGCTGACCGACCTGGCCAACCGTTTCACCGGCGTGAAGAACCTGAACGTGGCCGTGCGCGAGTGGGAGGATCAGGTGATCTTCCTGCACCGCATCGTCGAAGGCGGCACCGACCGCAGCTACGGCATTCACGTCGCCCGCCTCGCCGGCGTCCCGAAGCCCGTCCTCGAACGCGCCCGCCAATTGCTGGGTGAACTGGCCGTCCAGCACGTCGGCAAGCCCCGCATCAGCCGCGGCAAGAAGGCCGACCGCGAGGTGGACGATTCGCAGCTCACCCTGTTCGTCGACCCCGCGAAAGAGCTGCTGACGACGCTGGCGGGAACCCAACTCGATTCGCTCTCTCCCCTGCAGGCCCACGAACTCCTGCGCGCGTGGAAGGACAAGTACGGTAAGTGA
- a CDS encoding FAD-binding oxidoreductase: protein MDLRSGRLFWPSVNEPAPDFRAIESDTACDVAVIGAGITGALLADRLSQDGHRVVVLDRRPVCSGSTPASTGLLQYEIDTPLIRLRKLFGDDRAKRAYRASFRTLADFRDLIAGLDDDCGLTGRPSLYLACEPDDLDELRAECNARRSIDIAVDTIDGEMLRRSFGIDRPGALWSTQAMEVDPLRLSLALLRRAVCNGTRIFPGTEVAQYEPDADGVTLRTSRGFTVRAAHVAFATGYETPAFLDQSVCTLKSTYALASKPLDGFLPWRERCLIWESGQPYFYARTTGDDRMMIGGEDDDFADPVARDARIGSKADNLVGKFRDLFPALPIEPEFRWAGTFAETKDGLPYIGTTPQFPRGYLALGYGGNGITYSLIASQIIADRLASRPNADAELFAFDRAIAQQD from the coding sequence ATGGATCTCCGTTCCGGTCGCCTCTTCTGGCCCAGCGTCAACGAACCGGCCCCCGACTTTCGCGCGATCGAATCGGATACCGCGTGCGACGTGGCGGTCATCGGCGCAGGCATCACCGGCGCGCTTTTGGCCGATCGGCTATCACAGGACGGCCACCGCGTGGTCGTGCTCGACCGCCGGCCAGTCTGCAGTGGCAGCACGCCGGCGAGCACGGGGTTGCTGCAGTACGAGATCGACACGCCGCTCATTCGATTGCGAAAGCTCTTCGGCGACGACCGCGCCAAGCGCGCCTACCGCGCTTCGTTCCGCACGCTGGCCGACTTTCGTGACCTGATCGCGGGGCTGGATGACGACTGCGGCCTCACCGGGCGGCCCAGCCTGTACCTCGCGTGCGAGCCGGACGATCTGGACGAGTTGCGCGCCGAGTGCAACGCCCGCCGATCGATCGACATCGCGGTCGACACGATCGATGGCGAAATGCTTCGGCGATCGTTCGGCATTGATCGGCCCGGGGCGCTCTGGTCGACGCAGGCGATGGAGGTCGACCCGCTGCGCCTGTCGCTGGCGCTGCTTCGTCGGGCCGTGTGCAACGGAACGCGCATCTTTCCCGGCACGGAAGTCGCGCAGTACGAGCCCGATGCCGACGGCGTCACGCTTCGCACCAGCCGTGGCTTCACCGTTCGCGCCGCCCACGTCGCCTTCGCCACGGGCTACGAGACGCCGGCGTTCCTCGACCAATCCGTCTGCACGCTCAAAAGCACGTATGCGCTCGCCAGTAAGCCGCTGGACGGCTTCCTTCCCTGGCGCGAGCGCTGCCTGATCTGGGAGAGCGGCCAGCCCTACTTCTACGCCCGCACCACCGGTGACGACCGCATGATGATCGGCGGCGAGGACGACGACTTCGCCGACCCAGTCGCCCGCGACGCGCGCATCGGCAGTAAGGCCGACAATCTCGTCGGCAAGTTTCGCGACCTGTTCCCCGCGCTCCCAATCGAGCCCGAGTTCCGCTGGGCCGGCACATTTGCTGAGACGAAGGACGGCCTGCCCTACATCGGCACGACGCCCCAGTTCCCCCGCGGTTACCTCGCGCTCGGCTACGGTGGCAACGGCATCACCTACAGCCTGATCGCCAGCCAGATCATCGCCGACCGCCTGGCCAGCCGCCCCAACGCTGATGCCGAGCTGTTCGCGTTCGACCGGGCCATCGCGCAACAGGACTGA
- a CDS encoding KGG domain-containing protein, with the protein MQQTNRQNRGFASMNAERQREIARKGGRAAHEKGTAHQFTSDEARAAGRKGGERVSQDRNHMATIGRMGGRRSAGRRGSNATAETKPNPGADAPENPGTERVEAEEGNPT; encoded by the coding sequence ATGCAGCAGACCAATCGCCAAAATCGAGGATTCGCGTCAATGAATGCCGAGCGCCAGCGTGAGATCGCCCGCAAGGGGGGTCGCGCCGCCCACGAGAAGGGCACCGCGCACCAGTTTACCAGCGATGAGGCGCGTGCCGCCGGCCGCAAGGGTGGCGAGCGCGTGAGCCAGGACCGCAACCACATGGCCACGATCGGCCGGATGGGTGGCCGCCGTTCCGCCGGCCGTCGCGGGAGCAACGCGACGGCAGAGACGAAGCCGAACCCAGGAGCCGATGCGCCGGAAAACCCCGGTACGGAACGCGTGGAGGCCGAAGAAGGCAACCCGACGTAA
- the odhB gene encoding 2-oxoglutarate dehydrogenase complex dihydrolipoyllysine-residue succinyltransferase, producing the protein MPTNVVVPSMGESVTEAVLLRWMKKDGDTVAADEPIAELETDKANADLPAPAAGVLRTVKNPGDTVHVGETIARIDEGGAKPAAKAAPAEAAKPQAAAAGASPKGQGYGDGGATAAPPSLEKAGGTTKPEDLSPAVRKAVAEGGLDASKISGTGPGGRITKEDVAATIAAGTGAGGNGSVDATKDIAPPATPKAASPSPGPQSQPPSSGYESDGTKRVPMSKIRKKIAENLVRAQQTAAILTTFNEVDLTEIMAIRGKYKERFNEVHGIGLGLMSFFVRATVLALKEFPRVNAFLDGDDILYHDYVHMGIAVSTDRGLAVPVMRHAEQLSFAKIESEIKRLAGATREGKLALSELGGGTFTITNGGVFGSMLSTPIINPPQSGILGMHNIVKRPMVIGDKIEIRQMMYLALSYDHRMVDGKESVSFLVRIKQYLEDPSRLMLEI; encoded by the coding sequence ATGCCGACCAATGTCGTTGTGCCATCGATGGGCGAGAGCGTGACCGAGGCCGTCCTGCTGCGTTGGATGAAGAAGGACGGTGACACGGTCGCGGCCGACGAGCCGATCGCCGAGCTCGAGACCGACAAGGCCAACGCCGACCTGCCCGCCCCGGCCGCCGGTGTGCTGCGCACGGTGAAGAATCCGGGCGACACGGTGCACGTGGGTGAGACGATCGCGCGCATCGACGAGGGCGGCGCCAAACCGGCCGCCAAGGCCGCGCCGGCCGAAGCTGCCAAGCCGCAAGCCGCCGCCGCGGGCGCATCGCCGAAGGGGCAAGGCTACGGCGACGGTGGCGCGACCGCCGCCCCACCATCGCTTGAGAAGGCCGGTGGCACGACCAAGCCCGAAGACCTCTCGCCGGCCGTCCGCAAGGCGGTCGCTGAGGGTGGGCTCGACGCGTCGAAGATCAGCGGCACTGGTCCTGGGGGTCGCATCACGAAGGAAGACGTCGCCGCCACGATCGCCGCCGGCACTGGCGCGGGTGGCAACGGTAGCGTCGATGCCACGAAGGACATCGCCCCGCCCGCCACCCCCAAGGCCGCGTCCCCGTCCCCCGGACCGCAGTCGCAGCCGCCGTCCAGCGGCTACGAGTCCGACGGCACCAAGCGCGTGCCGATGAGCAAGATCCGCAAGAAGATCGCCGAGAACCTCGTGCGCGCCCAGCAGACGGCCGCCATCCTCACGACGTTCAACGAGGTCGACCTCACCGAGATCATGGCGATCAGGGGCAAGTACAAGGAACGCTTCAACGAGGTCCACGGCATCGGCCTGGGCCTGATGAGCTTCTTCGTCCGCGCAACGGTGCTGGCACTGAAGGAGTTCCCCCGCGTCAACGCCTTCCTGGACGGCGACGACATCCTGTACCACGACTACGTCCACATGGGCATCGCCGTCAGCACCGACCGCGGCCTGGCCGTGCCGGTGATGCGCCACGCCGAGCAACTGTCGTTCGCCAAGATCGAAAGCGAGATCAAACGCCTCGCCGGCGCCACCCGCGAGGGCAAGCTGGCGCTGTCCGAACTGGGTGGCGGCACGTTCACGATCACCAACGGTGGCGTGTTCGGATCGATGCTCAGCACGCCCATCATCAACCCGCCCCAAAGCGGCATCCTGGGCATGCACAACATCGTCAAGCGCCCCATGGTGATCGGCGACAAGATCGAGATCCGGCAGATGATGTACCTCGCGCTGTCGTACGACCACCGCATGGTCGACGGCAAGGAATCGGTCAGCTTCCTCGTCCGCATCAAGCAATACCTGGAAGACCCGTCGCGCCTGATGCTGGAGATTTAA
- a CDS encoding 2-oxoglutarate dehydrogenase E1 component, translated as MHMFDFVNRSNADYIDRLYQQYQKDPRSIDEPWLSYFAGFDAGVGRSGVVSPASTLPSGNGADGEAAAHPAIQLGDIGVQNLVHTYRELGHTVAKLDPLGHDRPNHPLLELSQFGISPADLDRKVSNTMFYGQFDGTLRDLVQKLRDTYCRCIGVEYQDIPDKTQREWLAQRMEPVLNKPTVSPDRKREILYQITAAQGFEEFLATKYVGGKRFSVEGGEAVIPLLNTVIDEGANHQGVEEFVTGMAHRGRLNVLAHVMNKPYEQIISEFEGTAQNGSDEGDGDVKYHLGYSQERTTAAGKNVHLALSFNPSHLELVNPVVEGIVRAKQYMRGDDKRTKVVPILIHGDAAFVGQGIVQETLALSEMPYWRTGGTIHVIVNNQIGFTTMPKQGRFTPYPTDIAKAIQAPIFHVNGDDPEAVAWVAKLAMEFRQQFHVDVIIDLWCYRRHGHNETDEPSYTQPLMYKEIDAHPRLRELYGQRLVGENAMSETDLDEMKAAARARFDKAYAIAKENRPRPGTGTFGGVWKGMTRAGGDWTAKTNVSADVLRQIADATSKIPDGFTVHPKLKKLVQNRGDMGRGKFPIDWGGAEQLAMASLLLEGTPIRFTGQDAQRGTFSHRHACLHDYETGAKHYPLANISPKQAPFIIVNTMLSELAVLGFEYGFSSADPRNLVIWEAQFGDFVNGAMPIIDQFLVAAESKWGKMCGLVMLLPHGYEGQGPEHSNAYVERWLQLSADNNIQVVYPSTPAQYFHVLRRQMKRSFRKPLVMFMPKSILRSDQYASQLEELTQGGFQNVIDDPSATDAKKIKRLLLCSGKVYYTLASARAKANITDTAIVRVEQLYPFPRKEVAAILTKYGAAEEIGWAQEEPKNRGAWTYIDPLLREMLPDWATLTYFGREEAASPATGSMKMHKIEEEELIDHALDLTGRNRDDDGGDGASATQGGPSGGGNVAKQVAAQVPATAPKKQGVSG; from the coding sequence ATGCACATGTTCGACTTCGTGAACCGATCCAACGCCGACTACATCGACCGCTTGTACCAGCAGTACCAGAAGGACCCTCGGTCCATCGACGAGCCCTGGCTCAGCTACTTCGCCGGCTTCGACGCCGGTGTCGGTCGGTCCGGCGTCGTCTCGCCCGCCAGCACCCTTCCCTCGGGCAACGGCGCCGATGGTGAGGCCGCGGCGCATCCGGCAATCCAGCTCGGTGACATCGGCGTGCAGAACCTCGTGCACACCTACCGCGAGCTCGGGCATACCGTCGCCAAGCTCGACCCGCTCGGTCACGATCGCCCGAACCACCCGCTGCTGGAACTGTCGCAGTTCGGCATCAGCCCCGCCGACCTCGATCGCAAGGTCAGCAACACGATGTTCTACGGCCAGTTCGACGGCACGCTGCGCGACCTCGTGCAGAAGCTGCGCGACACATACTGCCGCTGCATCGGCGTCGAATATCAGGACATCCCCGACAAGACTCAGCGCGAGTGGCTCGCCCAGCGCATGGAGCCGGTGCTGAACAAGCCGACCGTCTCCCCCGACCGCAAGCGCGAGATCCTCTACCAGATCACCGCCGCCCAGGGCTTTGAGGAGTTCCTGGCGACGAAGTACGTCGGTGGCAAGCGATTCAGCGTGGAAGGTGGCGAGGCGGTCATCCCGCTGCTGAACACGGTGATCGACGAGGGTGCCAACCATCAGGGCGTCGAGGAGTTCGTCACCGGCATGGCCCACCGCGGCCGGCTGAACGTGCTGGCGCACGTGATGAACAAGCCTTACGAGCAGATCATCAGCGAGTTCGAAGGCACCGCCCAGAACGGCAGCGACGAGGGCGACGGTGACGTGAAGTACCACCTGGGCTACAGCCAGGAACGCACGACCGCGGCCGGCAAGAACGTCCACCTGGCGCTGTCGTTCAACCCCAGCCATCTCGAGCTGGTCAACCCGGTCGTCGAGGGCATCGTGCGCGCCAAGCAGTACATGCGCGGCGACGACAAGCGCACGAAGGTCGTCCCGATCCTGATCCACGGCGACGCCGCGTTCGTCGGGCAGGGCATCGTGCAGGAAACCCTGGCGCTGTCGGAGATGCCCTACTGGCGCACCGGCGGCACGATCCACGTCATCGTGAACAACCAGATCGGCTTCACGACGATGCCCAAGCAGGGCCGCTTCACGCCCTACCCGACCGACATCGCCAAGGCCATTCAGGCCCCGATCTTCCACGTCAACGGTGACGACCCCGAGGCCGTCGCCTGGGTGGCCAAGCTGGCGATGGAGTTCCGCCAGCAGTTCCACGTCGACGTGATCATCGACCTCTGGTGCTACCGCCGGCACGGTCACAACGAGACCGATGAGCCGTCGTACACGCAGCCGCTGATGTACAAGGAGATCGATGCCCACCCGCGCCTGCGCGAGCTGTACGGCCAGCGCCTGGTCGGTGAGAACGCGATGAGCGAGACCGACCTCGACGAGATGAAGGCCGCCGCCCGCGCGCGCTTTGACAAGGCCTACGCGATCGCCAAGGAGAACCGCCCGCGCCCCGGCACCGGCACGTTCGGTGGCGTGTGGAAGGGCATGACCCGCGCCGGTGGGGACTGGACCGCCAAGACCAACGTCAGCGCCGACGTCCTCCGCCAGATCGCCGACGCCACCAGTAAGATCCCCGACGGCTTCACGGTCCACCCGAAGCTCAAGAAGCTCGTCCAGAACCGTGGCGACATGGGCCGCGGCAAGTTCCCGATCGACTGGGGTGGCGCTGAGCAGTTGGCAATGGCCAGCCTGCTGCTGGAGGGCACGCCGATCCGGTTTACCGGCCAGGACGCGCAGCGCGGGACGTTCAGCCATCGCCACGCCTGCCTGCACGACTACGAGACCGGCGCCAAGCACTACCCGCTGGCCAACATCAGCCCGAAGCAGGCGCCGTTCATCATCGTCAACACGATGCTGAGCGAGCTGGCCGTGCTCGGCTTCGAATATGGCTTCAGCAGCGCCGACCCGCGCAACCTGGTGATCTGGGAGGCGCAGTTCGGCGACTTCGTGAACGGCGCGATGCCGATCATCGACCAGTTCCTCGTGGCCGCCGAGAGCAAGTGGGGCAAGATGTGCGGCCTCGTGATGCTGCTGCCCCACGGTTACGAGGGCCAGGGTCCCGAGCATAGCAACGCCTACGTTGAGCGCTGGCTGCAGCTGTCGGCCGACAACAACATCCAGGTGGTCTACCCGTCGACGCCGGCGCAGTACTTCCACGTGTTGCGCCGCCAGATGAAACGCAGCTTCCGTAAGCCGCTGGTCATGTTCATGCCCAAGAGCATCCTGCGCTCCGACCAGTACGCGTCGCAGCTGGAGGAACTGACGCAAGGCGGCTTCCAGAACGTGATCGACGACCCGAGCGCCACCGACGCCAAGAAGATCAAGCGGCTGCTGCTGTGCAGCGGCAAGGTCTACTACACGCTGGCCAGCGCCCGGGCGAAGGCGAACATCACCGACACGGCGATCGTTCGCGTCGAGCAGCTCTACCCGTTCCCGCGGAAGGAGGTGGCCGCCATCCTGACCAAGTACGGCGCCGCCGAGGAGATCGGCTGGGCCCAGGAGGAGCCGAAGAACCGCGGCGCCTGGACGTACATCGACCCGCTGTTGCGTGAGATGCTGCCCGACTGGGCCACGCTGACCTACTTCGGCCGCGAAGAGGCCGCCAGCCCGGCGACCGGCTCGATGAAGATGCACAAAATTGAAGAGGAAGAGCTGATCGACCACGCGCTCGACCTGACGGGTCGCAATCGCGACGACGATGGCGGCGACGGTGCCAGCGCCACCCAAGGCGGTCCCAGCGGCGGCGGCAACGTCGCCAAGCAGGTGGCCGCCCAAGTGCCCGCGACGGCGCCGAAGAAGCAAGGCGTGAGCGGTTAA